The stretch of DNA AATCATTCTGTGATGCGTGGGCGATCGCTGCTAACGCTGGGATCGAGTTTCTCCCCGATATCGAACATATTCAGCCAGGAAGGCCAGCAGGGCAGAGGTTGAAATTAACAGCACGCTCAGGGCATTGATATCGGGTTTAACGCCGGTGCGGATGCGGCTGAAAATTTCAATGGGCAATGGATTTGCGCCGCCGCCCGCCGTGAAGCTAGAAATCAGCAGGTCATCCATACTGAGGACAAACGACAGCAGGCAGCCCGAGATAATCGCGGGCATTAACTCGGGTACCAAAATCTTTAGGAATGCCTGCACAGGCGTAGCTCCTAGATCGAGGGCTGCTTCTTCCAGCCGTGGATCGAGGGTGGCCAGCCGTGAGGAGACCACGACGGCAATGTAGGCCAGGCAAAAGACCATATGGGCGGCGATGATCGTCCATAAGCTCAAGGGAATCGCCATGGTGGCTAGAAATACTAGGGTAGCCACGGCGATCGCAATGTCAGGAATAATTAACGGTAGATAGGATACGCCTCGATATAGACTCTTGCCGGGAAAGCGATACTTGGCTAAACCAACGGCCATGAGCGTGCCCAACACCGCCGATAGGGCTACGGCCACGGTGGCTACAGTGACGCTGTCTTGGAGTGCGGATAGAATG from Leptolyngbya sp. CCY15150 encodes:
- a CDS encoding ABC transporter permease; amino-acid sequence: MKPVSQPPRRFPIPILGIITLIMFGFMYIPILVLGVFSFNASRYSARWEGFSLQWYVRLFNDGRILSALQDSVTVATVAVALSAVLGTLMAVGLAKYRFPGKSLYRGVSYLPLIIPDIAIAVATLVFLATMAIPLSLWTIIAAHMVFCLAYIAVVVSSRLATLDPRLEEAALDLGATPVQAFLKILVPELMPAIISGCLLSFVLSMDDLLISSFTAGGGANPLPIEIFSRIRTGVKPDINALSVLLISTSALLAFLAEYVRYRGETRSQR